Proteins co-encoded in one Papaver somniferum cultivar HN1 chromosome 5, ASM357369v1, whole genome shotgun sequence genomic window:
- the LOC113279867 gene encoding uncharacterized protein LOC113279867, with the protein MCNELGPVTVFDDDMDEITYEGEFSVKKIYEKQMVDAEILRFQKFLWKKQVPTKVSFLLWAYMHNFIPTLSMLRHRGVEIALDKCHFCQTEVEDADHIFVNCKYAYEIWMEFLGAFKMQWVMPDTVQSLFEIWSQCKLRGRCRDIWEVIHYVIIWHIWQQRNDRAFGARHKTVSELVLFIKHEVVLWLHEKETFRHILLRLFCSIGKRFYILNISV; encoded by the coding sequence ATGTGCAATGAACTGGGTCCTGTAACAGTTTTTGATGATGATATGGATGAAATCACTTATGAAGGAGAATTCAGTGTGAAGAAGATCTATGAGAAGCAGATGGTAGATGCAGAAATACTTCGTTTTCAAAAATTCTTATGGAAAAAACAGGTTCCTACTAAGGTCagttttcttttatgggcttatATGCATAATTTTATTCCAACTCTTTCTATGCTTAGACATAGAGGTGTTGAGATTGCTTTAGATAAATGTCACTTTTGTCAGACTGAGGTGGAAGATGCTGATCACATTTTTGTGAACTGTAAGTATGCTTATGAGATATGGATGGAATTCTTGGGAGCTTTTAAAATGCAATGGGTGATGCCTGATACAGTTCAGAGTCTATTTGAGATATGGAGTCAATGTAAGCTCAGAGGAAGGTGTAGGGATATCTGGGAAGTGATTCATTATGTTATCATTTGGCACATTTGGCAGCAAAGAAATGATAGAGCTTTTGGTGCTAGACACAAGACAGTGTCTGAGCTAGTATTGTTTATTAAGCATGAGGTTGTTCTTTGGCTTCATGAAAAGGAAACGTTTAGACATATCCTGTTACGTCTGTTTTGTTCCATTGGGAAACGGTTCTACATTCTTAATATAAGTGTTTGA